In a single window of the Niabella ginsenosidivorans genome:
- a CDS encoding TlpA disulfide reductase family protein, producing the protein MNKISLFLIMLFPVVAMAQQLTLTGTIEGLPDNTSVLLINLEKGSSTIGETKSKGGMFTLSGQLDGPSILGLMVGDSSKTALFVGNDVVKVTGNMKQKMDDWKFTGSKTQDDFAEFQDLFIPKFERVNQIGIEQQSGAGSDVLDDSMKLVVADIQQNVDAFIAKHPASPVSAMVVLSTIGFTDDIALLEKRAGALSKEVMQTSVGSQLQKALEDARFNAVGTEAAGFTQKDTAGKEVSLDQFRGKYVLVDFWASWCGPCRRENPNVVHVYNKYRDKNFTVLGVSLDEEKEAWLKAIEKDGLTWTQVSDLKGWENEVAQQYRITAIPRNFLIGPDGKIIGKDLRGRELENKLAEILDKK; encoded by the coding sequence ATGAATAAGATCAGCCTCTTTTTAATAATGCTTTTCCCGGTGGTTGCCATGGCACAGCAATTAACGCTTACAGGAACCATTGAGGGATTGCCGGACAATACCAGTGTTTTATTGATCAACCTGGAAAAGGGATCCTCAACCATCGGGGAAACAAAGTCTAAAGGGGGCATGTTTACGTTAAGCGGTCAACTGGATGGCCCATCGATTCTTGGCCTGATGGTGGGGGATTCTTCCAAAACAGCCCTGTTTGTGGGTAATGATGTTGTAAAAGTTACCGGCAACATGAAGCAGAAAATGGATGACTGGAAGTTTACAGGATCAAAGACCCAGGACGATTTTGCTGAGTTCCAGGACCTTTTTATTCCAAAGTTTGAACGGGTCAACCAGATCGGCATTGAGCAGCAGTCCGGAGCAGGAAGCGATGTGCTGGATGACTCTATGAAGCTGGTTGTAGCTGACATTCAGCAAAATGTAGATGCCTTTATTGCAAAGCACCCGGCTTCCCCGGTAAGCGCAATGGTTGTTTTATCTACCATCGGTTTTACTGATGACATTGCCTTGCTTGAAAAAAGAGCCGGTGCCCTTTCAAAAGAAGTGATGCAGACAAGTGTGGGCAGTCAGCTGCAGAAAGCCCTGGAAGACGCGCGCTTCAATGCAGTGGGTACGGAAGCGGCCGGTTTTACACAAAAGGATACGGCAGGTAAAGAGGTATCCCTGGACCAGTTCAGAGGAAAATATGTACTGGTCGATTTTTGGGCAAGCTGGTGTGGACCCTGTCGCCGAGAGAACCCGAACGTGGTTCATGTGTATAATAAATACAGGGATAAGAACTTTACGGTACTGGGCGTTTCCCTGGATGAAGAAAAGGAGGCCTGGCTGAAGGCGATTGAAAAAGACGGGCTGACCTGGACGCAGGTAAGCGATCTGAAGGGATGGGAAAATGAAGTGGCGCAGCAATACCGTATTACGGCCATCCCGAGGAATTTTTTAATAGGGCCGGACGGAAAAATCATCGGGAAGGACCTGCGCGGGCGGGAGCTGGAAAATAAGCTGGCTGAAATACTGGATAAAAAATAA
- a CDS encoding MBL fold metallo-hydrolase, translated as MNQTSFICSTCGMEYAPSAEPPRSCPVCEDERQYVNPGGQSWTTPERLSKTHKNIFDKIAKNIYAVYTSPGFAIGQRAHLLITPNGNILWDCIVLLDATTIDIINRLGGIQKIAISHPHYYTTMATWSNTFKAPVYLHKRDAQWIARKDFDLRLWEGATTELLPGVTLINCAGHFEGGAVLHYGQLLLTGDIIQVAPDRKTVGFMYSYPNYIPLNKKSILHIKDSLNGFRFDAMYGAFGRYIEQKARQSFDYSIDRYLKIFE; from the coding sequence ATGAACCAGACATCATTTATTTGCAGCACCTGCGGTATGGAATATGCGCCTTCTGCGGAGCCGCCGCGGTCCTGTCCTGTTTGTGAAGATGAACGACAGTATGTAAACCCGGGCGGTCAAAGCTGGACAACGCCTGAGCGGCTCAGTAAAACGCATAAAAACATTTTTGACAAAATAGCCAAAAATATATACGCCGTTTATACCTCGCCCGGCTTTGCAATAGGACAACGCGCACACCTGCTCATTACCCCCAACGGAAACATATTGTGGGACTGTATTGTCCTCCTCGATGCCACCACCATTGATATCATCAACAGGCTGGGTGGTATCCAAAAGATCGCCATTTCCCACCCACATTATTATACCACTATGGCAACATGGAGCAATACGTTTAAGGCACCGGTATATTTGCATAAACGGGATGCACAATGGATTGCGCGGAAGGATTTTGACCTGCGGTTATGGGAGGGGGCAACAACTGAGCTCCTGCCCGGAGTTACATTGATCAACTGCGCCGGTCATTTTGAAGGCGGAGCCGTGCTCCATTACGGGCAGCTTTTATTAACGGGTGATATTATACAGGTAGCGCCAGACAGGAAGACCGTTGGCTTTATGTACAGCTACCCCAATTATATTCCGTTAAATAAAAAAAGCATCCTGCATATAAAGGACTCGTTAAACGGATTCCGGTTTGATGCAATGTATGGCGCTTTCGGAAGATATATTGAGCAAAAAGCCCGGCAGTCATTTGACTATTCGATTGATCGTTATCTAAAGATTTTTGAATAA
- a CDS encoding SDR family oxidoreductase codes for MTYNDVKGKIVLIAGGAKNLGGLLSRNFAAKGARLAIHYNSRPTKADAEQTIADVKNAGADAFLFQGDLTDIKNITRFFDETIAKFGGIDIAINTVGKVLKKPFIETTEAEYDSMSDINSKIAYFFIQEAGKKLNDKGKICTIVTSLLAAYTGLYSTYEGMKAPVEHFTRAASKEFGARGISVTAVAPGPMDTPFFYGQESDDAVAYHKSAAALGGLTDIKDIAPLVEFLVTDGWWITGQTIFANGGYTTR; via the coding sequence ATGACCTACAATGATGTAAAAGGGAAAATAGTTTTAATAGCAGGAGGTGCTAAAAACCTCGGCGGGTTGCTAAGCAGGAATTTTGCGGCAAAGGGCGCCAGACTGGCCATTCATTATAACAGCAGGCCTACAAAAGCTGATGCCGAACAAACAATAGCAGACGTGAAAAATGCAGGAGCAGACGCCTTCCTGTTTCAGGGAGACCTTACGGATATAAAAAATATTACCCGATTTTTTGACGAAACCATTGCAAAATTCGGCGGTATTGATATTGCCATTAACACCGTAGGCAAAGTGCTGAAGAAGCCTTTTATTGAAACAACAGAGGCAGAATACGACAGCATGTCCGATATCAATTCCAAAATTGCCTACTTCTTTATACAGGAAGCAGGCAAAAAACTAAATGATAAAGGCAAAATCTGTACGATCGTTACTTCATTACTGGCGGCCTATACGGGTTTATACTCTACCTATGAAGGAATGAAAGCGCCTGTGGAACATTTTACCAGGGCCGCTTCTAAAGAATTTGGTGCAAGGGGCATTTCCGTAACTGCTGTTGCACCCGGCCCTATGGATACCCCCTTTTTCTATGGACAGGAAAGTGACGATGCGGTTGCTTATCATAAATCCGCAGCTGCGTTGGGCGGTTTAACAGACATCAAAGATATTGCGCCCCTGGTTGAATTTCTGGTAACGGATGGCTGGTGGATTACGGGACAAACCATCTTTGCCAACGGGGGCTATACCACCCGGTAA
- a CDS encoding pyridoxal phosphate-dependent decarboxylase family protein, translating to MNKQLSNDLSSMEAILEQVTQHGLEYLQNIHAHSTSTEAVPEVFEGLQQEGIGAIEALKRFNARWAPVLVAASGPRYWGFVTGGTTPAAIAGDWLTTVYDQNTQAAKGYGDISAALELETIRLLLALLELPENFLGGFVTGATMSNFTCLAVARQWLGSQAGLNIARDGISDELNILTATPHSSSIKSLALLGIGSANILSIKTGDGNRESIDISDLENRIRQLNGQPFLLISSAGTVNTADFDDFPAIAALKNRYHFWWHIDAAFGGFAILSDRHRHLLKGWEQADSITVDCHKWLNVPYENAVFFIKEQHRLLQVITFQNSNAPYLGDPLENFNYLNLLPENSRRLKALPVWLSLNAYGRKGYQSVIRNCILLAERFGAFIARTARLRLMAPVRLNTVCFTLAGANNYPHKVSAFLSALNKTGKVFMSPTLYKGQPGIRAAFVNFRTTEKDIAIAEQLILEILEQTKDA from the coding sequence ATGAACAAACAGTTAAGTAATGATCTTTCTTCAATGGAGGCAATACTGGAACAGGTAACTCAGCACGGGCTTGAATATCTGCAAAATATTCATGCACATTCTACTTCCACAGAAGCTGTGCCTGAAGTTTTTGAAGGCTTGCAGCAGGAAGGCATTGGCGCTATTGAAGCGCTGAAAAGGTTCAATGCGCGGTGGGCGCCTGTTTTAGTGGCTGCATCCGGCCCCCGTTACTGGGGATTTGTAACCGGCGGCACTACGCCCGCTGCCATTGCAGGAGATTGGCTAACTACTGTTTACGATCAGAATACGCAGGCAGCAAAAGGTTACGGGGATATATCTGCTGCCCTGGAACTGGAAACGATCCGGTTATTGTTGGCGCTGCTGGAGTTGCCTGAAAATTTCCTGGGAGGGTTTGTCACCGGCGCTACCATGTCCAATTTTACCTGCCTGGCCGTAGCCAGACAATGGCTGGGCAGCCAGGCAGGGCTGAACATTGCCAGGGATGGTATAAGCGATGAATTGAATATTCTTACAGCTACGCCTCACTCTTCTTCCATAAAGTCCCTTGCATTGTTGGGTATAGGAAGCGCAAACATCCTTAGTATAAAAACAGGAGACGGGAATCGTGAATCCATTGATATCAGTGATCTTGAAAACCGCATCCGGCAGTTAAACGGACAGCCTTTTCTTCTTATTTCAAGCGCCGGTACGGTAAACACGGCCGATTTTGACGATTTTCCGGCCATCGCTGCCCTGAAAAACAGGTATCATTTCTGGTGGCATATTGATGCCGCTTTTGGAGGCTTTGCTATTTTATCAGACAGGCACCGGCATCTTTTAAAAGGCTGGGAGCAGGCAGACAGCATTACTGTAGATTGCCATAAATGGCTGAATGTGCCCTACGAAAATGCGGTCTTTTTTATAAAAGAGCAGCACCGGCTGTTGCAGGTAATCACATTTCAGAACTCTAACGCCCCTTATCTGGGAGACCCGCTGGAAAACTTTAACTACCTGAATTTACTGCCCGAAAATTCAAGACGGTTAAAAGCATTGCCGGTATGGCTTTCTTTAAACGCTTACGGGAGGAAAGGATACCAGTCGGTGATCCGTAACTGTATTTTGCTGGCAGAACGCTTTGGAGCATTTATAGCCCGGACAGCCAGGTTAAGGCTTATGGCGCCGGTACGGCTGAATACGGTGTGTTTTACCTTAGCCGGGGCAAACAACTATCCTCATAAAGTAAGCGCATTCCTTTCCGCGCTTAATAAAACGGGTAAAGTATTTATGAGCCCAACACTTTACAAAGGGCAGCCGGGTATAAGAGCCGCCTTTGTTAATTTCAGAACAACGGAAAAAGACATTGCCATAGCAGAGCAACTGATCCTGGAAATACTGGAACAAACAAAGGATGCGTAA
- the trpB gene encoding tryptophan synthase subunit beta: protein MQVSYKQPDEHGYYGEFGGAFIPEMLYRNVEELRENYLKIIADPSFQKEYTLLLADFAGRPTPLYYAGRLSEKYGTNVYLKREDLCHTGAHKVNNTIGQILVAERLGKKRIIAETGAGQHGVATATVCALKGLECVVYMGEKDIERQAPNVARMKMLGASVVPAKSGSKTLKDATNEAIRDWINNPNDTFYIIGSVVGPHPYPDMVARFQSVISKEIRAQLKEKTGTELPTAVMACVGGGSNAAGAFYHFLDEPSVDIIAVEAAGCGIDTDKSAAATQLGKPGVLHGSRSYLMQTEDGQVEEPYSISAGLDYPGIGPMHANLFVTGRGRFLNATDKEALQAAFELAKLEGIIPALESAHALAALNKLKYTANDTLVICLSGRGDKDMDTYMREMKNY from the coding sequence ATGCAGGTATCTTATAAACAGCCGGATGAGCACGGGTATTACGGGGAGTTCGGCGGCGCTTTTATACCGGAAATGTTGTACCGTAACGTGGAGGAACTCCGGGAAAATTATTTAAAAATCATTGCAGATCCGTCTTTTCAGAAGGAGTATACCCTTTTGCTGGCCGATTTTGCAGGCAGGCCCACGCCGCTTTATTATGCCGGCCGGCTAAGTGAAAAATACGGTACAAATGTGTATTTAAAACGGGAGGATCTTTGTCATACCGGAGCCCATAAGGTAAATAATACGATCGGGCAGATACTGGTGGCAGAGCGTCTTGGTAAAAAGCGCATTATTGCGGAAACCGGCGCCGGGCAGCATGGTGTGGCAACGGCAACGGTTTGTGCTCTGAAAGGACTGGAATGCGTGGTATACATGGGAGAGAAAGATATTGAGCGCCAGGCCCCTAATGTGGCCCGTATGAAAATGCTGGGCGCATCAGTTGTTCCTGCAAAAAGCGGCAGTAAAACATTAAAGGATGCTACCAATGAGGCCATCAGGGACTGGATCAATAATCCGAATGACACCTTCTACATCATCGGGAGCGTGGTAGGCCCGCATCCTTATCCGGATATGGTGGCGCGTTTTCAAAGCGTGATCAGTAAGGAAATAAGGGCGCAGCTAAAGGAAAAGACCGGAACCGAACTGCCAACGGCAGTGATGGCCTGTGTAGGCGGGGGCAGCAATGCAGCCGGCGCCTTTTATCATTTTTTAGATGAGCCTTCGGTTGACATCATTGCAGTGGAAGCAGCCGGCTGCGGTATTGATACGGACAAAAGCGCTGCTGCCACGCAACTGGGCAAACCGGGTGTGCTGCATGGGAGCCGGAGCTATCTGATGCAGACCGAAGACGGGCAGGTGGAAGAGCCTTACAGTATTTCCGCCGGGCTGGATTATCCGGGCATCGGGCCGATGCATGCTAATTTATTTGTTACCGGGCGTGGCCGGTTTTTGAACGCAACAGACAAAGAAGCACTGCAGGCGGCTTTTGAGCTGGCAAAACTGGAAGGCATTATCCCTGCACTGGAAAGCGCGCATGCCCTTGCGGCACTGAATAAGCTAAAGTATACCGCCAATGATACGCTGGTCATTTGCCTGAGCGGCCGGGGCGATAAGGATATGGATACTTATATGCGCGAAATGAAAAATTATTAA
- a CDS encoding tRNA-binding protein: MQTGSFINWADFEKIEMRTGTITHAEVFKEARKPAYKLTLDFGEYGTRRSSAQLTKLYSAEDLLGRQVIAVLNFPRKQIANFFSECLVLGIVGDENTITLLSPERSVPNGLRVG; the protein is encoded by the coding sequence ATGCAGACAGGATCCTTTATCAACTGGGCCGATTTTGAAAAAATAGAAATGCGCACAGGCACTATCACACATGCGGAAGTATTTAAAGAGGCCCGTAAGCCTGCTTATAAGCTCACCCTTGATTTTGGCGAATACGGCACCCGCAGGTCTTCCGCGCAGCTAACAAAACTGTATTCGGCTGAAGATCTTTTGGGCAGGCAGGTGATTGCTGTATTAAATTTTCCCCGGAAACAAATTGCCAATTTTTTCAGCGAATGCCTGGTACTGGGCATAGTGGGCGATGAAAATACCATCACCCTTTTATCACCTGAAAGATCCGTTCCCAATGGGTTACGGGTCGGTTAG
- a CDS encoding O-acetyl-ADP-ribose deacetylase, which produces MIEVLKADITKVHADAIVNAANSSLMGGGGVDGAIHRAGGPAIQEDCRKIVAKQGGCKTGEAVITTAGKLPAKFVIHTVGPVWNGGQKQEAEKLRSCYLNALKLAEENNCSSIAFPNISTGIYGYPKKEAAQIAVNAVTDFLSAGNTIKKVLLICFDAENEAAIKAALS; this is translated from the coding sequence ATGATAGAAGTACTTAAGGCAGATATTACAAAAGTGCATGCAGACGCCATTGTAAATGCCGCCAATTCATCCCTGATGGGCGGTGGTGGTGTTGACGGGGCCATTCACAGGGCCGGTGGTCCGGCAATACAGGAAGATTGCAGGAAAATAGTTGCAAAGCAAGGCGGCTGTAAAACAGGGGAAGCGGTTATTACCACCGCAGGAAAATTGCCTGCAAAATTTGTCATTCATACCGTTGGGCCGGTATGGAACGGTGGTCAAAAACAGGAAGCCGAAAAGCTGCGCTCCTGTTACCTGAACGCCCTGAAACTGGCCGAAGAGAACAATTGCAGCTCCATTGCATTTCCCAATATCAGTACCGGTATTTATGGTTACCCTAAAAAGGAAGCAGCACAGATTGCTGTAAACGCTGTAACTGATTTTCTTTCAGCAGGCAATACAATTAAAAAAGTGCTGTTAATTTGTTTTGATGCAGAAAACGAAGCAGCAATAAAAGCAGCATTAAGCTGA
- the trpA gene encoding tryptophan synthase subunit alpha — protein MSRLKQLFEQKSENILNIYCTAGYPALNSTIPVMKALQESGADIIELGIPYSDPLADGETIQNSSVVALRNGMTIAGLFEQLQTMRTRISIPVILMGNINPVLLYGFERFCKDAATVGVDGLIIPDLPPYEFEITYKTVVEKYGLDFIFLVTPETSEERVRRLDALSSGFLYAVSSSSTTGRDKDFSAVEKYLERLKSYQLKNPILVGFGIKDHETFSRAARHSNGAIIGSAFIKALEGQADVAAVSRNFVKAVLN, from the coding sequence ATGTCAAGATTGAAACAGTTGTTTGAACAGAAATCGGAGAATATTCTGAATATTTATTGTACCGCAGGTTATCCGGCTTTGAACAGTACCATACCGGTAATGAAAGCCCTGCAGGAAAGCGGGGCAGATATTATCGAACTGGGAATACCTTACAGCGATCCGCTGGCGGATGGAGAAACCATCCAGAACAGCAGCGTTGTGGCGCTAAGGAACGGCATGACCATTGCCGGCCTGTTTGAGCAACTGCAGACAATGCGTACCAGAATAAGCATTCCTGTAATCCTTATGGGCAATATTAACCCGGTATTGCTTTATGGCTTTGAACGTTTTTGTAAAGACGCGGCAACGGTTGGGGTAGACGGCCTGATCATCCCGGACCTGCCGCCTTATGAATTTGAAATAACCTATAAAACGGTTGTGGAAAAGTATGGACTGGATTTTATATTCCTGGTAACGCCGGAAACATCAGAAGAACGGGTACGGAGGCTGGATGCTTTGAGCTCCGGATTTTTATATGCCGTTTCATCCTCTTCTACTACCGGCAGGGATAAAGACTTTTCAGCCGTTGAAAAATACCTGGAACGCCTGAAAAGTTATCAGCTTAAGAATCCCATACTGGTCGGATTTGGAATAAAAGACCATGAAACCTTTTCAAGAGCCGCCAGGCACTCCAATGGTGCTATTATTGGCTCTGCATTTATAAAAGCCCTGGAGGGCCAAGCAGATGTTGCTGCTGTTTCCAGGAACTTTGTAAAAGCGGTCCTGAATTAA
- a CDS encoding helix-turn-helix domain-containing protein, with translation MAVFKTKKTARSKEITLQYLEFIDRHIDEVITGHVPGFMKLHQVAAALYVSHKHLTDSVQKETGHHPCYFYDEKIIEKAKYLLKTTHSSVAQIALLLTYDPSNFSKFFKKWTGSTPKQWRGKI, from the coding sequence ATGGCGGTTTTTAAAACAAAAAAGACAGCAAGAAGCAAAGAGATCACACTTCAGTACCTGGAATTTATTGACCGGCATATTGATGAGGTGATCACCGGGCATGTGCCCGGTTTTATGAAGCTGCACCAGGTGGCAGCAGCGCTTTACGTGTCTCACAAGCATCTTACAGACTCCGTTCAGAAAGAAACCGGCCACCATCCCTGCTATTTTTATGATGAAAAAATCATTGAAAAGGCAAAATACCTTTTAAAAACCACCCATTCATCTGTGGCACAGATTGCGCTCCTGCTTACATACGACCCTTCTAACTTTTCCAAGTTCTTTAAAAAATGGACGGGCAGTACTCCTAAACAGTGGCGGGGGAAAATATGA
- a CDS encoding carboxypeptidase-like regulatory domain-containing protein has translation MFYIWSMRFLLVLLFLLTLYTADAQAVSGKVVQEGTGEAVAGASVFINNSSIGTVTAADGSFLLNTIPPGKYDLIVSAVGYETLIYTIGPEPVSRKLRFEMRTKVTEMQNVVVGGYVTETWEKWGKTFLETFLGVTPIARQCTIKNTKALRFRFYKKQQLLEVVADEPLQIDNALLGYVLQYDLQDFKMDFRAHSSYFAGYTLFKDKRNAAKKAIKKRRRDNYLGSTMHFMRSLYAGKIADEGFRVRRMTRICNLEKERVRALFKKEIRLGKDITIAPKDTLEPDSSSYYKTILQQKDYEDVYSSWLLTADSILIASGQGQRPAYWEHYLAITYMNATEAPEYLQYTGEARKPVPRFSLLQLQTRQPLVIDANGNWSPPESLITSGYWSWSDKVANMLPLDYVP, from the coding sequence ATGTTCTACATTTGGAGCATGCGGTTTTTACTTGTCCTTCTGTTTCTTTTGACGTTGTATACGGCTGATGCCCAGGCTGTCAGTGGTAAGGTGGTACAGGAAGGGACCGGTGAAGCTGTTGCCGGTGCCAGTGTATTTATTAATAACAGCTCTATAGGCACAGTAACCGCTGCTGACGGCAGTTTTTTGCTGAATACGATTCCGCCCGGAAAATATGACCTGATCGTTTCTGCTGTAGGGTATGAAACACTTATATACACCATCGGGCCGGAACCGGTTTCCCGGAAGCTGCGCTTTGAAATGCGTACAAAAGTCACTGAAATGCAAAATGTGGTGGTAGGCGGCTATGTAACGGAAACCTGGGAAAAATGGGGCAAAACCTTCCTGGAAACATTTTTGGGCGTAACTCCCATTGCTAGGCAATGTACCATAAAGAACACAAAAGCACTCCGGTTCCGTTTTTATAAAAAACAGCAGTTGCTGGAAGTAGTTGCTGACGAACCGTTGCAGATTGATAACGCATTGCTAGGCTATGTGCTGCAATATGACCTGCAGGATTTTAAAATGGATTTCAGGGCACATAGTTCCTATTTTGCCGGGTATACTTTATTTAAAGACAAACGCAATGCCGCAAAAAAAGCAATAAAAAAAAGAAGGCGGGATAATTATTTAGGTTCCACCATGCATTTCATGCGGTCGTTATATGCCGGTAAAATTGCTGATGAAGGGTTCCGGGTGCGGAGGATGACGCGGATCTGTAACCTGGAAAAGGAACGGGTACGTGCGCTTTTTAAAAAAGAGATCCGGCTGGGAAAAGACATCACAATAGCTCCTAAAGATACATTGGAGCCGGACTCCAGTAGTTATTACAAAACTATCCTGCAGCAAAAGGATTATGAAGATGTGTACAGCTCCTGGCTGTTAACAGCAGATAGTATCCTTATTGCTTCAGGGCAAGGGCAGCGGCCTGCTTATTGGGAGCATTACCTGGCGATAACGTATATGAATGCAACAGAAGCGCCGGAATACCTGCAATATACCGGCGAAGCACGCAAGCCGGTTCCCCGGTTTTCCCTGTTACAGCTGCAAACAAGACAGCCCCTTGTCATTGATGCCAATGGCAACTGGTCGCCTCCGGAATCCCTGATAACTTCCGGCTATTGGTCCTGGAGCGATAAAGTGGCCAATATGCTGCCGCTGGATTACGTTCCGTAA
- a CDS encoding MFS transporter: MKPALRLQLSLMMFLEFFIKGAWFVTLGTYLKSNLSASGLQVSAIFSTQSIGAVIAPFIIGFIADRYFNAERVMAVLHLAGAGLLFMMYRSDNAPAFYPYVLFYFIVYMSSIALASSISFRHLPDAKRQFPSIRVSGTAGWVTSGVTISYIFHWDQPGAIAAGALRNTFLLAAACSFLLSICCCLLPATPPVKAGRSKQVRWGDALGLQALALLKQRNFGVFSLTAVVICIPISFYYQYTNPYLVATGLPNPTAKMALGQVSEALCLLLIPLLFVRLGYKKMMLLGIGAWVLRYLLFAYGNGQDLAFLLITGILLHGVCYDFMFVVGQIYTDTIAGEAYRSSAQGLVTVAMYGIGMLIGFWLAGAIADALKVYEGTVYWRYLWLCPAALSMICLLIFVLFFKEQKT, encoded by the coding sequence ATGAAGCCTGCATTGCGTTTACAATTATCTTTAATGATGTTCCTGGAATTTTTTATAAAAGGAGCATGGTTTGTAACATTGGGCACCTATCTTAAAAGCAACCTGTCCGCATCCGGGCTCCAGGTATCTGCTATTTTCTCCACCCAGTCAATAGGCGCCGTTATAGCCCCTTTTATTATCGGGTTTATAGCAGACCGCTATTTTAATGCAGAGCGGGTAATGGCTGTGTTGCATTTAGCAGGTGCAGGCCTTCTTTTTATGATGTACCGATCTGACAATGCTCCCGCTTTTTATCCTTATGTGCTTTTTTATTTTATTGTATATATGTCCTCAATAGCGCTGGCCAGCTCTATTTCTTTCCGGCATCTTCCTGATGCAAAGCGCCAGTTTCCTTCTATCCGCGTATCGGGCACCGCAGGATGGGTAACATCCGGGGTTACCATCAGTTATATTTTTCACTGGGATCAGCCGGGAGCCATTGCCGCCGGCGCATTAAGAAACACCTTTTTGCTGGCAGCAGCCTGCTCGTTTTTGCTGAGCATTTGCTGTTGTTTGCTGCCGGCCACTCCTCCCGTAAAAGCAGGCAGGAGTAAGCAGGTACGCTGGGGCGATGCGCTGGGATTGCAGGCACTGGCATTGTTAAAACAAAGAAACTTCGGGGTGTTTTCCCTGACAGCGGTGGTCATCTGCATTCCTATTTCCTTTTATTACCAGTATACCAATCCCTATCTGGTTGCTACCGGCCTGCCCAATCCAACGGCTAAGATGGCATTAGGCCAGGTGTCAGAAGCGCTTTGCCTGCTGCTAATCCCCCTTCTTTTTGTACGGCTGGGCTATAAAAAAATGATGCTGCTGGGTATTGGCGCCTGGGTATTGCGTTATCTGCTTTTTGCTTATGGCAACGGACAGGACCTGGCATTTTTACTGATCACGGGCATCTTATTGCATGGGGTCTGCTATGATTTTATGTTTGTTGTAGGCCAGATCTACACGGATACCATCGCTGGCGAAGCCTATCGCTCTTCAGCTCAGGGCCTGGTTACAGTTGCCATGTACGGTATTGGTATGCTGATCGGTTTCTGGTTAGCGGGCGCTATTGCTGATGCGCTGAAAGTTTACGAGGGAACTGTTTACTGGCGTTACCTGTGGCTGTGTCCCGCCGCCCTTTCCATGATCTGCCTGCTCATTTTTGTGCTCTTCTTTAAAGAACAAAAAACATAA